A single region of the Triticum dicoccoides isolate Atlit2015 ecotype Zavitan chromosome 2B, WEW_v2.0, whole genome shotgun sequence genome encodes:
- the LOC119365416 gene encoding uncharacterized protein LOC119365416 yields the protein MASSSVLLGGGAGAAAFTGAAAGKALPRPCFLAARPHTASGGRLCLQTPPRATPANDAVETVKGAAGEAGDKVSEGVDSVTKAASDAAGKVQEAVEGAVEGAKDLGEKAKQATEEAWDATKDAAQGVADDVTAAVEDVSK from the exons ATGGCTTCTTCTTCCGTGCTGCTCGGAGGAGGCGCgggcgccgccgccttcaccggcgCCGCTGCCGGCAAGGCTCTTCCCAGGCCGTGCTTCCTCGCCGCTCGCCCGCACACCGCCAGCGGTGGCCGCCTCTGCCTGCAAACCCCTCCTAGAGCGACTCCT GCTAACGACGCCGTCGAGACCGTGAAGGGGGCGGCCGGGGAGGCCGGAGACAAGGTCTCGGAAGGGGTGGACAGCGTGACGAAGGCGGCCAGCGACGCGGCGGGCAAGGTACAGGAGGCGGTAGAGGGCGCCGTGGAGGGAGCCAAGGACCTGGGCGAGAAGGCGAAGCAGGCGACGGAGGAGGCGTGGGACGCCACCAAAGACGCCGCACAGGGCGTCGCCGACGACGTCACCGCCGCGGTTGAGGATGTGAGCAAATGA